The segment ATCAGTGCCCAGTCCAGGCCCAGGGCCCAGGCGGCACCGACCGAGGCCATGACGTTCTCTACCTGAAAGCCGATGGTCCCGCCCAGGGTCAGCGGCACGGCGGCCAGCGGCAGCCGGTGCTGGACCTTGCCTTCGGCAGCGACCAGATGGCCGTCCTCCACGTAAACCGCGCGTTTACCCTGGGCCAGGTGGGTGGCCATGACCGGGTTGTGCCGATCGAGGGCGAAGTAGGTCACCAGGCCGCTGCGGCATTGGCTGGCCATGGCCGCGACGATGGGGTCGGTGGCGTTCAGCACGGCGGTGCCCTGGTCGGAGATGTTCTGCACGATGACGCGCTTGAGGACCGCCAGGTCTTCCACCGTGGTGATGAAGTTCAGTCCCAGGTGGTCGCCACTGCCGACATTGGTGACCACGGCCACGTCGCAGCGGTCGAAGGCCAGACCCTCGCGCAGCATGCCGCCGCGGGCGGTCTCCAGCACAGCCGCGTCCACATCGGGGTGTTGCAGCACGCTGCGTGCGCTCTTGGGGCCGCTGCAGTCGCCCGTGTCGATGCGTTCGCCATCGATGTAGACGCCATCGGTGCTGGTCATGCCCACGCGCAGATTGTTCTGCGTCAGCAGGTGGGCAATGAGTCGCACGGTGGTGGTCTTGCCGTTGGTGCCGGTCACGGCCACCAGCGGGATGCGGCCGTTTTCCCCTTCGGGGAACATGGTGGAGATGATGGCCTCGCCGACCGGTCGGCCCTTGCCGTAGGACGGGGAGAGGTGCATGCGCAGGCCCGGTGCGGCGTTGACTTCCACCACACCGCCGCCGGTTTCTTCCAGCGGCTGCAGGATGCTGTCGCAGACCATGTCGACACCGCAGATGTCCAGCCCCACCATCTTGGCGGCGATGATGGCGCGGTGCGCCACTTCCGGGTGCACGTCGTCGGTCACGTCGGTGGCGGTGCCGCCGGTGGACAGGTTGGCGTTGTGGCGCAGCGCGACGCGCCGGCCGCGTGCAGGCACCGAATCGGCGCTCAGTCCCTGGCCGGCCAGGCAGGCCTGGGCGATGTCGTCGAAGCGGATCCTGGTCAGCGAGGTCGAGTGGCCCGTGCCGCGGCGAGGGTCCTGGTTGACCTGGTCCACCAGTTGGCGCACGGTGTGCTCGCCATCTCCCACCACCGTGGGCGGATCGCGGCGGGCTGCGGCGACCAGCTTGTTGCCCACCACCAGCAGGCGGAAATCGTTGCCGGGCAGGAAGCGCTCGACCAGGATCTCGCTGTCATATTCAGCCGCGGCGGCATAGGCCTTGAGCAGCTGTTCGTGGGTGGTGATATTGACCGTGACGCCCTTGCCCTGGTTGCCGCTCTTGGGCTTGATCACCACGGGCAGGCCGATTTCGCCCGCAGCGGCCCAGGCTGCCTCGGCCGAGGTGATCTCGCGCCCCAGCGGCACCGGTACGCCCGCGCTGGCCAGCAGTTTCTTGGTGAGCTCCTTGTCCTGCGCGATCGATTCGGAGATCGCACTGGTCACGTCCATCTCCGCCGCCTGGATGCGGCGCTGTTTGCTGCCCCAGCCGAACTGGATCATGCTGCCCGAGGTCATGCGGCGGTAGGGAATGCTGCGTGCGGTCGCGGCGTCGGCAATGGAGCCGGTGCTGGGGCCCAGGCGCACGTCCTCATCGAGCTCGCGCAACTGGCCCAGCGCAGCGGCCAGGTCAAAGGGCGTGTCCTCCAGGGCAGCCCGGCACAGCTGCTGCGCCAGTTCCAGCGCCAGGCGGCCGACGGCCTCCTCGGAGTATTCGACCACCACCTGGTAGACGCCGGGCTCCACCGTGGGCGTGGTGCGGCTGAAGGTGACTGGGCAGCCGGCCTGGGCCTGCAGGCACAAGGCAGCGACTTCCAGCACATGGGCCAGGGGCACGGTGTCATCGTGGCCGGTCGGGGCCAGCGGCAGAATCTGCGGAAAGCGCGAACGCAGGCGCATGCCAAAGTTCTGGCGCGGACTCAGTTCGCACTCGGCCGGCGTGCAGTGGACGACGGCCTCGATGGCGGTGTGGTGGCTCCAGAGATTGGGGCCGCGCAGGGCGCGGATACGTTTGACTTCCATGTCAGTGATCGCTGGTGAGGTTGGCCTTGAAGGTGCGCAGGCCGGCGCCAATCAGTTCGGGTTTGACGTCCAGTGCCCAGGCGGCGGCCACGGCGGCCATCACCATGTCGGGCTTGGCGGCCTTGTTGGGGCTGAGTGTGTCCAGCGGGATTTCGCTGATTTCATCCAGGCCCTGGGCCAGCACGATGTGCCGTTCGCGCAGGAACACGGTGCGCTCGCCCTGCTGGCGGTGCTGGGCAATCGCCGGCAGCTGGGCATCCGGCCCGTAGAAGATGACCTGGCCATCGCACAGCGCAGCCATCCCGACCACACGCGGATCGGCCGCATTGAGCACGGCCGTGCCGGTGGGCAGGATCACGTCGACCTGGGTGCGCACCACGTTGTAGAGCTTCTCGGCGTCGTCGATGTAGAACTCGGCCAGCTCCTCCTGGCCGTCCAGGTCGGTCACCACGCCCACGGTGCAGCGGTCGTAGGCCAGGCCTTCGCTGAGGATGGCGCGGTGGCTGTGCTCGAACACCGCGGCTTCCAGCGAGCGGTTGATCAGCAGGCGCTGGCCGCTGGCCCAGTCCGAGCCGTCGCGGGTCTCGACCTGGCGGGGACCGAGGAAGAAGCCGTCACGGCAGGCCAGGCCGACCTGGGTGCCGTTGATGTGCAGCAGCCAGTTCACCAGGCGGGCGACACGGGTGGTGTTGCGGCTGCCGGTGATGCCGACGATGGGAATGCGGCCCTGCCCCTCGCCAGGGAAGAGGTGGGCCACGATGGCCTGGCCGACATTGCGCGGCTGGCCTTCGGCCGGTTTCAGGTGCATCAGCAGGCCGGGGCCGGCGTTGACCTCGATGATGGCGCCGCCCTGCTCGGCCAGCGGCCTGGAGATGTCGGGGGTGACCAGATCGATGCCGGCGATGTCCAGGCCGACCACACGCGCGGCCAGTGCGGCCGCGGCTGCCACCTTGGGGTGCACCTGGTCGGTCACGTCGTAGGCCAGGTCGCCGTGGCGGCGGATCAGCACGAGCTGGCCGGCAGCCGGCACGGAGCTGCCGCTGTAGCCCTGGCGTGCCAGTTCGAGCTGGGCGATCGGCTCCTTGTCCAGGATCAGCGGCTCCAGCGGGAATTCCTCGGCCTCGCCGCAACGCGGGTCGCTGTTGATCTGGCTGTCGATCAGCTGCAGGACGGTGGAGCGGCCGTCGCCGGTGACGGTCTGCTTCTTGCCACGGGTGGCCGCCACAACCTGCTTGCCCACCACCAGCAGGCGATGGGCTTCGCCTTCGATGAACTTTTCCACCAGCACGCCGCTGCCTTCGGTGTCGGCGGCATGCCAGGCTTTTTCGACGTCTTCGCGCGTGTGCAGATCGGTGAAGACGCCGCGACCGTGGTTGGCGTCGGTGGGCTTGACCGTGACCGGCACGCCGATGTCCTGTGCGACGTCCCAGGCCTTTTCGGGGCTGTCGACTTCCTCGCCCTCGGGCACGGGCACGCCGCAGGACTGCAGCAACTCCTTGGTCAGTTGCTTGTCGCTGGCAATGCTTTCGGCGATCGCGCTGGTCTGGTCGGTTTCGGCGGTCCAGATGCGGTGCTGCTGCGCGCCATAACCCAGTTGCACCAGATTGCCGTCATTCAGGCGGATGTGGGGGATGCGCCGGTCGGTCGCGGCCTCGACGATATGGGCGGTGCTCGGGCCCAGGCAGAGGCGGTCGCAGAGCTCGCGCAGGCGGGTCACGGTGGCCGCGACGTCATACGGCCGGTCTTCGATGGCGGCCAGCAGCAGATCGTGCCCGGCCTGCAGCGCGGCACGGCCGACCTCCTCCTGGCGGGTACGGAAGGCCATCTTGTAGATGCCGTGGACCGAGGTCATGCGCGTCTTGCCGAAACCCGTGGGCATGCCGGCCAGGTTCTGCAACTCCAGGCAGATGTGCTCCAGGATGTGGCCGGCCCAGGTGCCGTCACGCAGCCGTTCCAGGAAACCGCCGACCTCGCCCACGCCGCAGCGGTGCTGGGCCAGACCGGGGAGCAGGGCGGTCAAACGCTCGTAAAATCCGGGGATGGCATTGGACGGCCGGTCTTCCAGCTCTCCCAGGTCCAGCCAGGCTTCGATGACCGGACGGTAGGTCCAGATATTGGGGCCGCGCAGATGGCTGACCCGCAGAATTTGAAGGTTTTTTTGAGTCATGAAGCTAGGCAGGGCGAACTCTCGGTCCCTGCGATGGTTGCACGCTGGTTTGGCCAGATCGTGCTGAGGCTGCGGTAGGTCTCCAAATTGCTGTGCATAAAACGGGGACAATCGGCATCAGTAAATCCCACCCCAGGTTCCGGACTCCATGACTCGTGTGACCCCGTCAGCAACCCTATTATCTTTCAGCGACGTTCCGGCGGAATGGCTGGCTGAAATACGCCCGCAACTGCGTCCTGAAGAGAACGTTCTGGCGCTGCTGGAGGTTGACCTGGACACCCGGCTGCAGTTCGGCCGTGGCCTGCTGATCGCGACCGGACAGCGACTGCTGGCACGCGATCCGGGCCAGACGGCCTGGGTCAGCTGGGACTACCAGCCCGGGCTCCGGCTCGGCCAGCACGACCACGCCGGCGTCGGGCACCTGGAGTTGCTGGACGGCCAGGGGCGGCTGGCGCACTGGTGTTACACCCTGGGACAAAATCTGCAGGCCGTGCGCCTGGCCGAGCAGGTGGGCCGCCAGTTGCGCAGCCTGAGCACGGGCCAGCCCGTGCCGGCGCCGGTGGACCACGAATGCCCGACCTGCAAGGCGCCGCTGGACCCCGGGCAGGACGAATGCCCGATCTGCGCCAAGGTCATCCATACCCCGCCCTCGACCTGGACCCTGCTGCGCCTGTGGCGCTTTGCCCGGCCCTACAAAGGCCAGCTGCTGCTGGGTTTCATCCTGACCCTGCTGGGCACGGCGGCCAGCCTGGTGCCACCCTACCTGACCATGCCACTGATGGACGAGGTGCTGATCCCTTTCCAGAACGGGCAACAGATCGATCCGAAGCTGGTGGGCTGGTACCTTGGGGGCCTGTTCGTGGCGGCCTTCGTGGCCTGGGGCCTGACTTGGGCCAAGACCTACATCCTGGCCCTGGTGTCCGAGCGCATCGGCGCCGACCTGCGCACCACCACCTACGACCACCTGCTGCGCCTCTCGCTCGAGTACTTCGGCGGCAAGCGCACCGGCGACCTGATGGCGCGCATCGGCAGCGAGACCGACCGCATCTGCGTCTTCCTCTCCCTGCACCTGCTGGACTTCTTCACCGACCTCATCATGCTGCTGATGACGGCGGCCATCCTGTTCTCCATCAACCCCTGGCTGGCCCTGGCCACCCTGGTGCCGCTACCCGTCATCATGTGGATGATCCACGCGGTGCGGCACCGCCTCAAGACCGGTTTCGAGAAGATCGACCGCACCTGGTCCGAGGTCACCAGCGTGCTGGCCGACACCATTCCCGGCATCCGCGTGGTCAAGGCCTTTGCCCAGGAAAAACGCGAATCGGCCCGTTTCCACGAGGCCAACCGCCTCAACCTGCAGGTCAATGACCGCATCAACAAGATATGGGCGCTGTTCGCCCCCAGCATCTCCTTCCTGACCGAGGTCGGCCTGCTGGTGGTCTGGGGCTTCGGGGTCTGGCTGGTGGCGCACGAGCAGACCACGGTGGGCGTGCTCACGGCCTTCATCGCCTACATCAGCCGCTTCTACGGCCGGCTCGACGCCATGAGCCGTATCGTCTCCTGGACGGAGAGCTCGGCCTCGGCCACCAAGCGCATCTTCGACATCCTGGACCATGTCTCCAGCGTGCCCGAGCCGGCGCAACCGGTGCACCTGCAGCAGGTGCAGGGCCGCATCGAGGTGCGCGACGTGGGCTTCCGCTACGGCAACCGCGAGGTCAACCGCGGCATCAACATCACCATCGAGCCCGGCCAGATGGTGGGGCTGGTGGGTCACAGCGGTTCGGGCAAGAGCACCCTGGTCAACCTGATCTGCCGCTTCTATGACGTGACCGAGGGCTCGATCCGCATCGACGGCGTCGACATCCGTTCCCTGCCCGTGGCCGAGTATCGCGGCAACATCGGCCTGGTGCTGCAGGAGCCCTTCCTCTTTTTCGGCACCATCGCCGAGAACATCGCCTACGGCAAACCCGACGCCACGCGCGAGCAGATCATGGCGGCGGCGCGCGCCGCGCATGCGCACGAATTCATCCTGCGCCTGCCGCAGGGTTACGACTCCATCGTCGGTGAACGCGGCCAGGGCCTGTCGGGTGGCGAGCGCCAGCGCATCTCGATTGCGCGCGCCCTGCTGATCGACCCGCGCATCCTGATCCTCGACGAGGCCACGGCCTCGGTGGACTCCGAGACCGAGAAGGAAATCCAGAAGGCGCTGGATAACCTGGTGCAGGGCCGCACGACGATTGCCATCGCCCACCGCCTCTCTACCCTGCAGCGCGCCGACCGCCTGGTGGTGCTGGACCGCGGACAGGTGGTGGAGGAGGGCACGCACGACGAGCTCATGGCGCGCCAGGGCGCCTACTACAACCTCTACCAGGCGCAGGCGCGCAACGTGGACACCGACATGGATGACGCCGAGGCGGAAGTGAACCCGGAACGCAAGGACGACGCCAAATGAACTCGCGCCCCATCCTGAACCTGACGCAGACGGCAGCGACCCTGACACGCAATGCCTATGGCAAGCTGGCGCTGACCGGGGCTGATGGCCAGATCCGCGTCGGCGTGGTACCAGTGCGCGCCTTTCCCATCCAGGCCCCGGAACGCGACATCTCCCTGCTGGATGCGGACGGCCATGAGGTGGCCTGGATCGATGAACTGGCTCGTGTGCCCGAGCCGGCCCAGGGCCTGATCCGCGCCGCCCTGGCCGAGCGCGAGTTCATGCCCGAGATCCGCGCCATCCTGGGCGTGAGCAGTTTTTCCACGCCCAGCACCTGGCAGGTGCGCACCGACCGCGGTGATACGTCCTTTGTGCTCAAGGGCGACGAGGACATCCGCCGTCTGGCCGGCAACACCCTGCTGGTGACAGATACGCACGGCATCCAGTTCCTGATCCGTGACATGACTGCGCTGGACCGCGAGAGCCGGCGCCTGCTCGATCGTTTCAAGTAAGCCGGCGCCGCCCGGCCTTTGCACATGACCCCTGTTTTTGACTATTCCGATGTCGCCCTGCGCACCCTGGCCCAGGCCGACGTGGCCCGCGCCCTGCAGGAGGACGTGGGCAGTGGTGACCTGACCGCCGGCCTGATCGCCCCGGCACGCCAGGCGCATGCGCGCATCCTCGCGCGCGAGAGCGCCGTGATTTGCGGCAGCGCCTGGGCCGAGGCCGCGCTGCAGCAGGTGGTGCCCGAAGCCCGCTTGACCTGGCATGTGCGCGACGGCCAGCGCTGCGCGGCCGATCAGGTGGTGCTGGACATCAGCGGCCCGGCGCGTGGCCTGCTCACGGCCGAGCGCACGGTGCTTAATTTCCTGCAATTGCTCAGTGCCGTGGCCACCAAGACGGCAGAGTATGTGGCTGCCGTGAACAGCGTGCCAGGTAACCGCGCGCAGATCGTGGACACGCGCAAGACCCTGCCCGGCCTGCGCCTGGCGCAGAAGTACGCGGTCGTTTGCGGGGGCGGCGCCAACCACCGCATCGGCCTGTACGACGCGGTGCTGGTCAAGGAAAACCACATCGCTGCCGCCGGCGGTGTGACGGCCGTGCTGCAACGCGCAGCTGCCGTGGCACCCTCGGCCAAGTTTGTCGAGATCGAGGTCGAGACCCTGGCCCAGTTGCAAGAAGCCCTGCAGGCCGGTGCCACCATGGTGCTGCTCGACAATATGGGCCTGGACATGCTGCACGAGGCCGTGCGCCTGAATGCCGGGCGCGCCATCCTGGAGGTCTCGGGGGGCGTGAACATGGGCACGGTGCGTGACATCGCCGCCACCGGCGTGGACCGCATTTCCATTGGAGCCCTGACCAAGGACGTCAAGGCGGTCGACTTTTCCATGCGCTTTACGGAGTTGTGATGAATACGACCAGCAAGGTCATCGACGTCGAATACGAGCAGCCCGAGTCCGCGCAGGGCGACGGCGCGGTCTGCTCCACGCATCACGCCTGGGCGCGCGTGCCCACCGAACCCGGCCCGGCCGAACGTGCGGCGCTGAAGGACAGGATCCGTCGCCTGCTCAAGGAGAAAAACGCAGTGATGGTCTCGCACTACTACGTGCACCCTGACCTGCAGGACCTGGCCGAGGAGACCGGCGGAATTGTCAGCGACTCGTTGGAGATGGCGCGCTTCGGCCGCGACCATGCGGCGCAGACGCTGGTGGTCTCGGGGGTGCGCTTCATGGGCGAAACCTCCAAGATCCTCTCGCCGCACAAGCGCGTGCTCATGCCCGACCTGGACGCGACCTGTTCGCTGGACCTGGGCTGCCCGATCGACGAATTCAGCGCGTTTTGCGACGCGCACCCGGACCGCACCGTGGTGGTCTACGCCAATACCAGCGCGGCCGTGAAGGCGCGCGCCGACTGGCTGGTGACGTCCAGCTGCGCGCTGGACATCGTGCGTGCATTGAAAGAGCAGGGCCAGAAGATCCTCTGGGCGCCGGACCGCCACCTGGGTGGCTACATCGAGCGTGAAACCGGTGCCGACATGCTGATGTGGAACGGCTCCTGCATCGTGCACGACGAGTTCAAGAGCTTCGAACTGGAAGAACTCAAGAAGGAACACCCCAGGGCCAAGGTGCTGGTGCATCCGGAGTCGCCCGCCGCCGTGGTGGCGCTGGCTGACGCGGTGGGCTCCACTTCGGGCATCCTCAAGGCCGCGCAGGAGATGGACGCGCCGGAGTTCATCGTCGCCACCGACAAGGGCATGATGCACAAGCTGCGCACGCTCAACCCCGGCAAGATCTTCATCGAGGCGCCGACTGCCGGCAACAGCGCCACCTGCAAGAGTTGCGCGCACTGCCCCTGGATGGCCATGAACAGCCTGGCCGGCGTGGCCCAGGTGCTGGAGAGCGGCGCCAACGAGATCCAGGTGGACCCGGCGCTGATCCCTCGCGCCCGTGTGCCGATCGACCGCATGCTGGCCTTCACGGCGGCGCTCAAGGCCGGCCGGCCGGTGGCGGGCCTGGTGCCCCATATCGGCGCGGCCTGAGCGCGACGGCATAATCGGCGCCAAGGAGTCGATCCATGTCTCGCAACGTACTTGCCGTCTACCCCGGCACCTTCGATCCCATGACCCTGGGCCACAGCGATGTGGTGCGCCGGGCCGCCCAGCTGTTTGACCGTGTCATCGTGGGGGTTGCCGTGGCCCATCACAAGAAGACCATGTTCACGCTGGAGGAGCGCATGGCCATGGTGCGCGAGGTCATGCACGACCAGCCCAATGTGGTGGTCGAGAGTTTCTCGGGCCTGCTGCGTGACTTTGTCGTGGGGCGCGGTGCCAAGGTCGTCATCCGCGGCCTGCGCGCGGTGACCGATTTCGACTACGAGTTCCAGCTCGCTGGCATGAACCGCAGCCTCATGCCCGAGGTCGAGACGGTTTTCCTCACGCCCAGCACGAGCTACCAGTTCATCTCCAGCACCCTGGTGCGCGAGATCGCCACCCTGGGCGGTGAGGCCGAGAAATTCGTCGATCCTGTGGTGGCGCAGCGCCTGGCGGAAAAGGTGCGCAGCTTCGGGCGCGAATAAGCCGGGCCTGGTCCCCGGCCGGTGGCGGCGGCACGTAATGGCCTGCGGGTCGAAGGGGATGGCATGAACGAGCGCATCAACGAACTGCTGGCCCAGATCTCGGCCCTGGAGGACGAGCTGCGCAGCGCCGTGCAGGCGCGCGAGCAGCAGGTGGCCTACAGGATCCATGGCAAACGTGTCGAATTCGAGCAGTCCGTCCGGCAGGCGCACCAGCGCCTGCGCACGAGTCTGCTGTTCTGGATCTTCAGGAACCGGCCGCTCAACCTGCTCACGGGGCCCATCATCTACGGCATGATCCTGCCGCTTTTGCTGCTGGATGCGTGTGTCACGCTGTATCAGGCGATCTGCTTTCCGGTGTATCGGGTCGAGAAGGTCCGTCGGGCCGAGTACTTCGTCTATGACCGCCAGCAACTGGCCTACCTGAACCTCATCGAGCGCTGGCACTGCACCTACTGCTCCTACGCCAACGGCCTGCTGGCCTATGCCACCGAGATCGTGGCGCGCACCGAGCAGTACTTCTGCCCGATCAAACACGCGCGCAAGGTTGCTGGGCTGCATGCGCGTCATACGCGTTTCCTGACGTATGGGGACGCCGCGGACTACCCGGCGCGGCTGGAGGCCTTCCGTCAGTCCCTGGATGGACAGGCAGCCAGGCCGCCGACCCAGCCCGAATGAGCGTCGCTTGCCGACGGCCTGGCTCTCCCGGGTGTTTCAAGGTGCAAGCGCCACATCGCTGCCACACACGCGTCGCATAATTGACGCATGACCGAACTCATCCTGATCCGCCACGGCGAGACCGACTGGAACCGCGAATTGCGTTTCCAGGGGCAGCTGGATGTGCCGCTCAATGCCACCGGCCTGGAGCAGGCCCAGCGGGTGGCTGCCCGCCTGGCCCCGGAATCCATGCATCTGCTGGTCAGCAGCGATCTGCAGCGTGCCCTGCAAACGGCCCAGGCTGTCGCCGGGCGTTGCGCGCAGCCGCTGGATCCGGTCCTGGACGCTGCGCTGCGCGAGCAGCATTTCGGCGTGGTGGAGGGTTTGCGTGTGCCGGACATCCAGCGGCAGCACCCGCAGGCCTGGGATCAGTGGGTGCGTTTCGAGGCCGACTTTGCCTTCGAGGGCGGTGAGAGCACGCGTGCCTTCCATGCCCGCGTGCTGGCGGCCCTGCGTGCCCTGGCACGACGCCATCCGGAGCAGACGCTGGCGGTGGTGACGCATGGTGGGGTGCTGGACATGGTCTACCGCAGTGCCTTGGGGCTGGCGCTGTCCGGCCCACGGGTCAGCGACATTCCCAATGCCGGCATCAACCGCGTGCGTCTGCTGGGCGAGGCGATCGAGATCATCGACTGGGCCGATACGCGCCACCTGGCGGATCTGCCCCCGCAGCCGGTTTATGACCAGCAGCGCCTGGCACGCGAGCGCACCGCGGCCGAGCGGGTCGCTGCCCCGGAGGCAGATCCGGCCTGATCGCATCGGGGTCATGGGGCTGCGGGGATAATCGGATCACCATGGCCCTGCTGATCACCGACGAATGCATCAATTGCGATGTCTGCGAGCCCGAGTGCCCGAACCAGGCGATCTATCTCGGGCCGGAGATCTATGAAATCGATCCGGCACGCTGTACCGAGTGTGTGGGCCATTTCGACCAGCCCCAGTGTGTTCAGGTCTGCCCTGTGGCCTGCATCCCGGTGAACCCGGATTACGTGGAAGACCGCGAAACCCTGTGGCAGAAATACCGGCGCCTGCAGGCCGAGGCACAGGGCGCAGCGGCAGCGTCCGCCAAACCTCCCGCAAGCTGAGCCGCTTGGCTCACTTGGCCGTCGCTGGCGCGCGATAGGCCGGCAGTTTGTCCTTGGCTGGCGCTGTCTTGCTCTTGTTCGTGGCGGATTTCTTGGCGTCTTTTTCCGTAGTGCGCTCGGCCTTGGCGGTCTGCTCGGCCGCGCGAAGGGCGGCCGCCTCTTCCTTTTGCCGGGTCTTTTCCATCGTATCGGCACTGCGTTGTTCGCGCTTGACGCTGGCCTCACGGGCCTTGCGCTGCTCGGGGCTGCGGCTGTCGGTGGCGTCAATGGCGTTGCCGCCGGGGCAGGGCTGCTGGCTGTAGCTGTTGCCGCAGCGGTAGACCGTCTGCGCCTGGGCCGTTGCGGCCAGGACCAGGGGGAGCAGCAGGAGGGCGATGCGGTGTGACGGCAACTTCATGCGGGGTCTCCTTGGGTAGGCTGGGGCGCCGGCCGGGGGGGCTTGGGGCGGGGGGGCTTGCTGGTGTGGATCAGCATGGTGGCTTTTTCCATCTCGCCGGCCAACAGGTCCGGCAGCGCTTTGACCGAGCGTGTGATGCAGTCCTCGATGGCGGTGCGGTGTTCGGGCGAGGGTTTTTTGAGCACCCAGTTCACCACTTCGGCTTTCACGCCCGGGTGGCCGACGCCGATGCGCAGGCGCCAGTAGTCGTCGGTGCCCAGCCTGGCATGGATGTCGCGCAGGCCGTTGTGGCCGGCGTGGCTGCCGCCGAACTTGAGCTTGACCTGGCCCGGCACGATGTCGAGTTCGTCGTGCGCGACGAGGATTTCCTCGGGCTGGATCTTGAAGAAGCGCGCCAGCGCCGCCACCGATTTGCCCGATTCGTTCATCCAGGTCTGCGGCGCGAGCAGCCAGACGGTCTGGCCCCGGACGGTGGTGCGTGCCACCAGGCCGTGGTAGCTCCTGTCCATGACCGGGCTGACCTTGAGCTCGCGTGCCACGGCCTCGATCCACCAGAAGCCGGCGTTGTGCCGGGTGGCCTCGTATTCGGGGCCGGGGTTGCCCAGGCCGACAAACAGTTTGATCATGCGCGGATTATCCGTGCATCGCGGTGACGCGGCCCACTTCGGCAGGTCAAAAAAAACGGCCCACCGAAGTGGGCCGTTGACTTCAAGCCACAGGGGCTTATTTCTTGGCGGCGGGCGCCTTGGCAGCCGGTGCGGCAGCCTTGGCGGGTGCAGCCTTGCCGCCAGCGGCCGGGGCCGCTGCAGCGTCGGCCGCAGCCGGGGCGGCTTCGGCAGCGTCTGCGCCAGCCACCATCACCACCGAAACCACCACCGGGTTGGCCTTGCCATGGGTCACGGCGGTCACGCCCTTGGGCAGCTTGATGTCGGACAGGTGCAGCGAGCCACCCTTTTTCAGGCCGCTCAGGTCCACGGCGATGAACTCGGGCAGATCGGATGGCAGGCACAGCACTTCGATTTCGGTCAGCACGTGGTTGGCAATGCAACCATCGTTCTTAACGGCCGGCGAGTTCTCGTCGCCGCTGAAGTGGAAGGGCACCTTCATGTGCAGCTTGGTGTTGGCGTCCACGCGCTGGAAGTCGATGTGCAGCACCAGGGGCTTGAAGGGGTGCATCTGCACGTCACGCAGCAGAACCTGGTTGCTCTTGCCGTTCAGTTCCATCTCGAGG is part of the Rhodoferax sp. BAB1 genome and harbors:
- the coaD gene encoding pantetheine-phosphate adenylyltransferase; this translates as MSRNVLAVYPGTFDPMTLGHSDVVRRAAQLFDRVIVGVAVAHHKKTMFTLEERMAMVREVMHDQPNVVVESFSGLLRDFVVGRGAKVVIRGLRAVTDFDYEFQLAGMNRSLMPEVETVFLTPSTSYQFISSTLVREIATLGGEAEKFVDPVVAQRLAEKVRSFGRE
- a CDS encoding histidine phosphatase family protein — translated: MTELILIRHGETDWNRELRFQGQLDVPLNATGLEQAQRVAARLAPESMHLLVSSDLQRALQTAQAVAGRCAQPLDPVLDAALREQHFGVVEGLRVPDIQRQHPQAWDQWVRFEADFAFEGGESTRAFHARVLAALRALARRHPEQTLAVVTHGGVLDMVYRSALGLALSGPRVSDIPNAGINRVRLLGEAIEIIDWADTRHLADLPPQPVYDQQRLARERTAAERVAAPEADPA
- a CDS encoding 50S ribosomal protein L25/general stress protein Ctc; the protein is MKFVAFERAKQGTGASRRLRTTGRTPGIVYGGAAEPQLVELDHNALWHALKKEAFHSSILEMELNGKSNQVLLRDVQMHPFKPLVLHIDFQRVDANTKLHMKVPFHFSGDENSPAVKNDGCIANHVLTEIEVLCLPSDLPEFIAVDLSGLKKGGSLHLSDIKLPKGVTAVTHGKANPVVVSVVMVAGADAAEAAPAAADAAAAPAAGGKAAPAKAAAPAAKAPAAKK
- the nadC gene encoding carboxylating nicotinate-nucleotide diphosphorylase, yielding MTPVFDYSDVALRTLAQADVARALQEDVGSGDLTAGLIAPARQAHARILARESAVICGSAWAEAALQQVVPEARLTWHVRDGQRCAADQVVLDISGPARGLLTAERTVLNFLQLLSAVATKTAEYVAAVNSVPGNRAQIVDTRKTLPGLRLAQKYAVVCGGGANHRIGLYDAVLVKENHIAAAGGVTAVLQRAAAVAPSAKFVEIEVETLAQLQEALQAGATMVLLDNMGLDMLHEAVRLNAGRAILEVSGGVNMGTVRDIAATGVDRISIGALTKDVKAVDFSMRFTEL
- the nadA gene encoding quinolinate synthase NadA; the encoded protein is MNTTSKVIDVEYEQPESAQGDGAVCSTHHAWARVPTEPGPAERAALKDRIRRLLKEKNAVMVSHYYVHPDLQDLAEETGGIVSDSLEMARFGRDHAAQTLVVSGVRFMGETSKILSPHKRVLMPDLDATCSLDLGCPIDEFSAFCDAHPDRTVVVYANTSAAVKARADWLVTSSCALDIVRALKEQGQKILWAPDRHLGGYIERETGADMLMWNGSCIVHDEFKSFELEELKKEHPRAKVLVHPESPAAVVALADAVGSTSGILKAAQEMDAPEFIVATDKGMMHKLRTLNPGKIFIEAPTAGNSATCKSCAHCPWMAMNSLAGVAQVLESGANEIQVDPALIPRARVPIDRMLAFTAALKAGRPVAGLVPHIGAA
- the pth gene encoding aminoacyl-tRNA hydrolase, translated to MIKLFVGLGNPGPEYEATRHNAGFWWIEAVARELKVSPVMDRSYHGLVARTTVRGQTVWLLAPQTWMNESGKSVAALARFFKIQPEEILVAHDELDIVPGQVKLKFGGSHAGHNGLRDIHARLGTDDYWRLRIGVGHPGVKAEVVNWVLKKPSPEHRTAIEDCITRSVKALPDLLAGEMEKATMLIHTSKPPRPKPPRPAPQPTQGDPA
- a CDS encoding YfhL family 4Fe-4S dicluster ferredoxin; this translates as MALLITDECINCDVCEPECPNQAIYLGPEIYEIDPARCTECVGHFDQPQCVQVCPVACIPVNPDYVEDRETLWQKYRRLQAEAQGAAAASAKPPAS